A single Amphiprion ocellaris isolate individual 3 ecotype Okinawa chromosome 1, ASM2253959v1, whole genome shotgun sequence DNA region contains:
- the rassf10b gene encoding ras association domain-containing protein 10 encodes MESEESKISVWVCREEKLVFGLSKRTTCADVVKVLLEDQNSQHGLSTAQSYCIVEKWRGFERILPNKTKLLRLWLAWGEEQSNVKFVLVKSEASLANHGARSAEARVVLSKQSPCVTKGTARSAMGGISPEKQRRIVRKAFRKLEKINKKRAQAAHRDASCAEKMETLVHLVVSQDHTIRQQIQRIQELDSEIERCEAKVHFDRIKRHGVNYVQNTYLMDAAAASSQEGQQLCSPDTLTKLEEHVRQCGEVVQLQEELREQEALIDMITVQIQEELNHRWMQRRKKELQGKDWEDSAALANPEAETTSENELLLEEERIKTQLDASLYIGLRLNTDLEAIRSDLELTQQICGAREKEIRDLQEKVNTLDMEEGTGWEEGCKEETDDKMGMMSTLERRVGWVEQARGLSKAHSVNDDDSDTGLSSLHSQDSDGLPVWESLV; translated from the coding sequence ATGGAGTCGGAAGAGAGTAAGATCTCAGTGTGGGTTTGCCGAGAAGAGAAACTGGTCTTCGGCTTGTCGAAGCGCACAACCTGCGCTGATGTTGTCAAAGTGCTTCTGGAGGACCAAAACTCTCAGCACGGCCTTTCCACGGCGCAGTCCTACTGCATCGTGGAGAAATGGAGAGGCTTCGAGAGGATTTTACCAAACAAAACCAAGCTCTTACGGCTTTGGCTCGCATGGGGAGAGGAGCAGAGCAACGTGAAGTTCGTGTTGGTGAAGAGCGAAGCGTCTCTGGCGAACCACGGAGCCCGGAGCGCAGAGGCGCGTGTGGTGCTCAGCAAACAGAGCCCCTGTGTCACCAAAGGCACCGCACGGTCTGCCATGGGCGGCATCTCACCCGAGAAACAGCGCAGGATTGTCAGAAAAGCCTTCCGAAAGTTGGAGAAGATTAACAAAAAGAGGGCGCAGGCGGCGCACAGAGACGCGTCCTGCGCGGAGAAGATGGAAACGTTGGTTCATCTCGTGGTTTCTCAGGATCACACGATCCGCCAGCAGATCCAGAGGATTCAAGAGCTCGACTCAGAGATCGAGAGGTGCGAGGCAAAGGTGCACTTTGATAGAATTAAAAGGCACGGGGTCAACTATGTGCAGAACACGTATCTGATGGATGCAGCTGCAGCTTCCAGCCAAGAGGGACAGCAGCTGTGTTCACCGGACACTTTAACCAAGTTAGAGGAGCATGTCCGGCAGTGCGGGGAGGTGGTTCAACTACAGGAGGAGCTGAGGGAGCAGGAGGCCCTGATAGACATGATCACGGTACAGATCCAGGAGGAGCTGAACCACCGCTGGATGCAGCGCAGGAAAAAGGAGCTGCAGGGCAAAGACTGGGAGGACTCAGCGGCCCTGGCCAACCCAGAGGCAGAGACAACATCCGAAAATGAGCTGCTGTTGGAAGAAGAGCGGATCAAAACGCAGCTAGATGCGAGTTTATACATCGGTCTGCGCCTCAACACGGATTTAGAGGCTATTAGGAGTGATTTAGAgctgacccagcagatttgcGGGGCGAGAGAGAAGGAGATCAGGGATTTGCAGGAGAAAGTCAACACTTTGGACATGGAGGAAGGGACGGGCTGGGAGGAGGGATGTAAAGAGGAGACAGACGATAAGATGGGGATGATGAGCACTTTGGAGAGGAGAGTTGGATGGGTGGAGCAGGCCAGAGGGCTGTCAAAGGCTCACAGTGTGAACGACGACGACTCAGACACTGGTTTAAGTTCTCTGCACAGTCAGGACTCAGACGGCCTCCCTGTGTGGGAGTCACTGGTTTAG